From a region of the Vagococcus coleopterorum genome:
- the dcm gene encoding DNA (cytosine-5-)-methyltransferase has protein sequence MSNEPLKILELFAGVGGFRVGLERANFSLYQTKWANQWEPSKKAQDAFDCYDSHFKDSLNMNEDIASLSEEKLKEINADMIVGGFPCQDYSVARSLSGGKGIQGKKGVLFWEIIRLTKIIQPKYLLLENVDRLLKSPAKQRGRDFAIMLSAFNDLGYTVEWRVINAAEYGGAQRRRRVFIFISKNDTPLAQKLSNIDDDKVIYHDGLFAQEFPVTSDPNKGRRSTGKLVEDIVEISDNFTGNIYSTGIMRNGEYTTIETIPVEEKAVTLKEIIQPESEIDKKYYLDDEAVKKFEYLRGPKKIERTSAEGHKYIFSEGGMSPTDDLNKPGRTMLTSEGSKNRSTHLIEVNGRHRILTPIECERLNGFPDNWTDTMSDRMRYFAMGNALVTTIITRIGSRLEKMM, from the coding sequence ATGTCGAATGAACCATTAAAAATATTAGAATTATTCGCTGGTGTCGGCGGATTCAGAGTAGGATTGGAACGCGCCAACTTCTCTTTATACCAAACAAAATGGGCTAACCAATGGGAGCCTTCTAAGAAAGCACAAGATGCTTTTGATTGTTACGATAGCCACTTTAAAGATAGCTTAAATATGAATGAAGATATTGCTTCATTATCAGAAGAAAAATTAAAAGAAATCAACGCGGATATGATTGTCGGCGGATTTCCTTGCCAAGATTACTCAGTAGCCAGAAGTCTATCTGGTGGCAAAGGTATTCAAGGTAAAAAAGGCGTCTTATTTTGGGAAATCATTCGTTTAACTAAGATTATCCAACCTAAATACTTACTACTTGAAAATGTTGACCGCTTATTAAAATCGCCTGCCAAACAACGCGGACGTGATTTTGCGATTATGTTATCAGCCTTTAACGACTTAGGTTATACAGTTGAATGGCGTGTGATTAACGCAGCTGAATATGGTGGAGCGCAGCGTCGCCGACGTGTCTTTATCTTCATTTCTAAAAACGATACACCTTTAGCTCAAAAACTTTCCAACATTGATGATGACAAAGTCATTTATCATGACGGATTATTCGCGCAAGAATTCCCAGTAACAAGCGATCCTAATAAAGGTCGTCGTTCAACAGGGAAATTAGTTGAAGATATCGTAGAAATTTCTGACAACTTTACAGGTAATATATACAGTACAGGTATTATGAGAAATGGTGAATACACAACTATCGAAACAATTCCTGTTGAAGAAAAAGCTGTTACGTTAAAAGAAATTATTCAACCTGAATCTGAGATAGACAAGAAATACTATTTAGATGATGAAGCAGTTAAAAAGTTCGAGTACCTGCGTGGTCCTAAGAAAATCGAACGAACGTCTGCTGAAGGTCACAAATATATTTTCTCTGAAGGTGGTATGTCACCAACTGATGATTTAAACAAACCAGGTAGAACAATGTTAACCAGTGAAGGTTCTAAAAATAGAAGTACTCACTTAATCGAAGTCAATGGTAGACATCGCATCCTAACACCAATCGAATGCGAACGTCTTAACGGATTCCCAGATAATTGGACAGATACCATGTCAGACCGCATGCGCTACTTCGCAATGGGTAATGCATTAGTAACAACCATCATCACACGAATCGGATCAAGACTAGAAAAAATGATGTAA
- a CDS encoding ATP-binding protein: protein MKLIKLKIENFRSYKEEVSIDFDDLTAFIGKNDAGKSTVLEALEIFFNNNLVTCEKEDLNVNSKDDEIKITCLFDELPQDITIDKTSITTLKDECLLNKDGLLEIKKVFKATAAKPKEKVYIVCNHPTNKYVNELLMLKQTDLKKRAKELEIDKDSYSANNNVSIRKAIRQACAPLQFEEVEVLADSEDAKKIFDTLKSYLPTYALFQSDRASTEDDKEVADPMKFAVRQALEELTTEIEEIKKEVMQKAMETANRTLEKLNEMDKELASSLKPEFKSEPKFDSQFKLSIHSDDGISINKRGSGARRLILLNFFRAEVERKMKDKDSKNVIYAFEEPETSQHPKHQKMIIESFLELAYNTNSQVILTTHTPALAGLLPLESLRFVTIQDDKKVIKSGSSTVYKEIADTLGLVSENISLMTKALLLVEGQGDVVFVRHLCTMLKAGGYIDRTLEEAGFMLIPTGGCGNLNAWVTYNLAEQFNVPWCVLQDSDLGTQEGEKNIKRMAPLKSKGIKAYLTKKREPENYLHQDCFEFPVEITDDNDVKLAVNLANPKIRRSSVLEIFWPKMTCDNIRETEYYSDEDGNDCYEFTDMISDFLTLVD from the coding sequence ATGAAGTTGATTAAATTAAAGATTGAAAATTTTAGAAGTTATAAAGAAGAGGTAAGTATTGATTTTGATGATCTTACAGCATTTATTGGTAAAAATGATGCAGGTAAGTCAACAGTATTAGAAGCATTAGAGATATTTTTTAATAATAATTTAGTGACTTGTGAAAAAGAAGATTTAAATGTTAATTCAAAAGATGATGAAATAAAAATAACTTGTTTATTTGATGAGTTGCCACAAGATATAACAATTGATAAAACTTCAATAACTACGTTAAAGGATGAGTGCTTATTAAATAAAGATGGTTTGCTTGAGATAAAGAAAGTGTTTAAAGCGACAGCTGCTAAACCAAAAGAAAAAGTATATATAGTGTGTAACCACCCAACAAATAAATATGTCAATGAGTTATTAATGTTAAAGCAAACTGATTTAAAGAAAAGAGCGAAAGAATTAGAAATAGATAAGGACTCGTACTCTGCAAATAATAATGTCAGTATTAGAAAAGCGATAAGACAAGCCTGTGCACCGTTACAATTTGAAGAAGTGGAAGTACTTGCTGACAGCGAAGATGCAAAAAAAATATTTGATACATTAAAATCTTATTTACCAACATATGCCCTTTTTCAGTCAGATCGAGCTAGTACCGAGGATGATAAAGAAGTAGCTGATCCGATGAAATTTGCTGTAAGGCAAGCATTAGAAGAATTAACTACTGAAATTGAAGAGATTAAAAAAGAAGTTATGCAGAAGGCTATGGAAACTGCTAATAGAACTTTAGAAAAATTAAATGAAATGGATAAAGAGTTAGCGAGTTCTTTAAAACCAGAATTTAAGAGTGAACCAAAATTTGATTCTCAATTTAAATTAAGTATACATTCTGATGATGGGATTTCTATAAATAAACGAGGAAGCGGTGCTAGAAGGTTAATTTTATTAAACTTCTTTCGTGCTGAAGTTGAAAGGAAAATGAAAGATAAAGACAGTAAAAATGTGATTTATGCGTTCGAAGAGCCTGAAACTTCACAACACCCCAAGCATCAAAAAATGATTATTGAGTCATTTTTAGAATTAGCATACAATACTAATTCACAGGTTATTTTAACAACTCATACTCCTGCCTTGGCTGGTTTATTACCGTTAGAAAGTTTAAGGTTTGTCACAATTCAAGATGATAAAAAGGTAATTAAAAGTGGAAGTTCTACAGTTTATAAAGAAATTGCGGATACATTAGGATTGGTTTCGGAAAATATATCTTTAATGACAAAAGCCTTGTTATTAGTTGAGGGACAGGGTGATGTAGTTTTTGTACGTCATCTTTGTACTATGCTAAAGGCTGGAGGTTATATTGATAGGACTTTAGAAGAAGCGGGATTCATGTTGATTCCTACTGGTGGTTGCGGGAATTTAAATGCATGGGTCACATACAATCTTGCAGAACAATTTAATGTTCCGTGGTGTGTCTTGCAAGATTCGGATTTAGGGACACAAGAAGGCGAAAAAAATATAAAAAGAATGGCTCCGTTGAAGAGTAAAGGAATTAAGGCATATCTTACCAAAAAAAGAGAACCAGAAAATTATTTACATCAAGATTGCTTTGAATTTCCTGTTGAAATTACCGATGATAATGATGTGAAATTAGCAGTTAATTTGGCCAATCCTAAAATTAGGCGTTCAAGTGTGTTAGAAATTTTTTGGCCAAAAATGACTTGTGATAATATTCGTGAAACAGAATATTATAGTGATGAGGATGGGAATGACTGTTATGAATTTACGGACATGATTTCAGATTTTTTAACGTTAGTTGACTAA
- a CDS encoding linear amide C-N hydrolase, with amino-acid sequence MCTSIRLISEDKSVIWGRTQEFMVPFGPKSFVEGQPAFNAYVGIDVPVGHVLEEAESPITFKHQVIGMAIDGKPFGNDGFVFVDGVNDAGISCGMLYFSNYANYGKAEEIKAAGKAPLRSSEYMTWALGNCGSLQEVIEKSQTEVGVSDTKNDLGQSDPFHFMFTDSEGNSIVMEPINGDGTFKVHENPLGVMTNSPTFDWHMTNLQNYTGLTNKMRENKIMNGDVEVLAAGKGSGLIGMPGDYTAQSRFVRAATLLTHSRPTKDKDQARDALFHILNSFDIANGVQDISDDTMNYNTQYTVGYDLKNKEMFVSMHENRRLQKVTMAKSLKEVQRYHINYNQDVVEMEKA; translated from the coding sequence ATGTGCACAAGTATTCGTTTAATTTCTGAAGATAAATCTGTTATTTGGGGTCGTACTCAAGAGTTTATGGTACCTTTCGGTCCTAAGTCTTTTGTTGAAGGACAACCAGCTTTTAATGCTTATGTGGGAATTGATGTCCCAGTGGGACATGTTTTAGAAGAGGCTGAAAGTCCAATTACTTTTAAACACCAAGTTATTGGTATGGCCATTGATGGTAAACCTTTTGGTAATGATGGGTTTGTTTTTGTTGATGGGGTCAATGATGCTGGTATCTCTTGTGGGATGTTATACTTCTCAAACTATGCTAACTACGGTAAAGCAGAAGAGATTAAAGCAGCAGGAAAAGCACCTTTAAGAAGTTCAGAGTATATGACGTGGGCTTTAGGTAACTGTGGTTCGCTACAAGAAGTGATTGAAAAATCACAAACTGAAGTTGGTGTGTCTGATACGAAGAATGACTTGGGTCAATCAGATCCCTTCCACTTTATGTTTACTGACTCAGAAGGTAATAGTATTGTAATGGAACCAATCAATGGTGATGGTACTTTCAAAGTTCATGAAAACCCACTAGGTGTGATGACAAATAGTCCAACCTTTGACTGGCACATGACGAACTTACAAAACTACACAGGCTTAACAAATAAAATGCGTGAGAATAAAATTATGAATGGTGATGTAGAAGTCCTAGCAGCAGGTAAAGGCTCAGGTTTAATCGGCATGCCTGGTGACTACACAGCTCAATCACGTTTTGTGAGAGCAGCTACTTTATTAACTCACAGTCGTCCAACAAAAGATAAAGATCAAGCAAGAGATGCCTTATTCCACATCTTAAATAGCTTTGATATTGCTAACGGAGTTCAAGATATTAGTGATGATACAATGAACTACAATACGCAATACACAGTTGGTTATGATTTGAAAAACAAAGAGATGTTTGTTTCAATGCATGAAAACAGACGTCTTCAAAAAGTAACAATGGCTAAAAGCCTAAAAGAAGTTCAACGCTATCACATTAACTACAATCAAGATGTTGTGGAAATGGAAAAAGCTTAA
- a CDS encoding PASTA domain-containing protein: MSIIKKASKLARKTIVSDEALNTTVAPVIDMIGKTLSDNVKVPDLLGVEVQEAKRILEELGFIVSVLEKRKPNSKYSLYKVNEVVDMEYPKPNPLLKGVAKGSVVKIYFADEDVLKRSASWTSKLLN, encoded by the coding sequence ATGTCAATAATAAAAAAAGCAAGCAAGTTAGCAAGGAAAACAATAGTCAGTGATGAAGCGCTAAACACTACCGTTGCACCAGTGATAGATATGATTGGTAAAACTTTAAGTGATAATGTAAAAGTTCCTGATTTATTAGGTGTAGAAGTACAAGAAGCCAAAAGAATATTAGAAGAATTAGGATTTATTGTAAGTGTATTAGAAAAAAGAAAACCAAATAGTAAGTACAGCCTATATAAAGTTAATGAAGTAGTTGATATGGAATATCCTAAGCCCAATCCATTATTAAAAGGGGTAGCCAAGGGCAGTGTAGTTAAGATTTATTTTGCGGATGAAGATGTTTTGAAAAGAAGTGCAAGTTGGACAAGTAAATTATTAAATTAG